In Acidovorax sp. GBBC 1281, a single window of DNA contains:
- a CDS encoding FmdB family zinc ribbon protein: MPTYDYQCATCGGFDALRSLALRNEPAACPRCSAASPRVFASAPRLACVSPEQRRAFDTNERAQHAPRSSRNGDEGSYGRMRHPAGCGCCGSGKRSAAVTAASGAKAFPSKRPWMISH, from the coding sequence ATGCCCACCTACGACTACCAGTGCGCCACGTGTGGCGGCTTTGATGCCCTGCGCAGCCTGGCGCTGCGCAACGAGCCCGCTGCCTGCCCTCGGTGCAGCGCTGCCTCCCCCCGCGTCTTCGCCAGCGCTCCCCGGCTGGCCTGCGTGAGCCCGGAGCAGCGCCGTGCGTTCGACACCAACGAGCGGGCGCAGCATGCGCCGCGCTCCTCCCGCAACGGTGACGAAGGCAGTTACGGGCGGATGCGCCATCCGGCGGGGTGCGGCTGCTGCGGCTCTGGCAAGCGCAGCGCCGCGGTGACGGCGGCGAGCGGAGCGAAGGCGTTTCCGTCCAAGCGGCCCTGGATGATCAGCCACTAG